From Pirellulaceae bacterium:
GCACCTATTTCCTCCATTCCGGCGGCGGTGGCAGGGCGGACCCTCAAGGAGGCTTTAGCCGGCCCGGAACGCCAGATTATCTTCGAAGTGCTTGAAGCCAACGGGTGGAACCGCAATGCGACGGCTGAATCACTCGGCATTAACCGCACAACTCTCTATAAAAAAATGAAGCGTTTAGGCCTAGAGGACGCTACCCCTCAGCGTCCGGCCATGATTTGACGGGGTCCTAATCGGACCCGATTCCCGTTTTCTGTGTGAGTGAACAATCGCGCCGGTGATTCCTGTCGCGTGATTTTCTGCAGCTTGGACAACACGCCCTGACTTCTGTCTCTTGGGACCGTTTGGCGTCCTTGACCCTTCGCGGCGGCGGGTCCTATAATCCGACCTTTCTCATCCACCGCGTCTTTGATTACTTGAGTCACGCGCTATGAAAGTACATGAATTTCAGGCCAAGCAAATCCTGCGCGACGCGGGCGTCGCGGTCCCTCGCGGGATTGTTGCTCGTACAGCCGAGGAGGCCTCAGCGGCTTTTCAGGAATTGGCCGGCCCAATCGCTGTTGTTAAGGCTCAAATCCATGCGGGCGGCCGCGGCAAAGGCAGGCTAAAAGAGCATCCCGAGCAACCCGGGGTTCAGTTGGTCAAATCAGCTGACGTAGCCCAAGAAGTGGCCGGCCGACTGCTCGGGAGTTGCCTTGAGACGATCCAAACGGGGCCAGAAGGCCAAGTCGTCCGACAGGTGTTGATTGAGGAAGGCTGCCAAATTGCTCGGGAGCTTTACCTGGGAATTGTGGTGGATCGAGCAAAATCATGCCCTGTGCTGATGGCGTCCAGCGAAGGCGGCGTCGAGATTGAAAAGGTTGCGGCGGAAACACCGGAACTGATTTTCAAGGAACATTTTGACCCAGCCCAGGGTTTGCAAGACTTTCAAGTGCGTAAACTGTGTCAGCAGTTGGGGATCCAATCTGGAAGCCTCAAGTCGGCGCTCAGCCTGATGAAAGGCCTATGTCGCGTCTTTGCCGAATCCGATTGCAGTCTGGCTGAAATTAATCCACTGGTGGTCACCGAGCAGGGTGAACTGATCGCCCTGGATGCGAAAATGACGTTCGACGATAACGCCATGTTTCGACATCGAGACATTTTGGAGTTCCGCGATGAAGCCGAGGAAGAACCGTCTGAATTACGAGCCGGTAATGCGGGGCTGAGCTATGTTGCTCTCGAGGGCAACATTGGCTGCCTGGTGAATGGAGCCGGATTGGCGATGAGTACCATGGATCTTATTAAGCTTCATGGTGGCGAGCCCGCAAATTTTCTGGATGTCGGAGGCGGGGCCAATGTGGACCAGGTGACCGAAGCCTTCCGCATCCTGTTGGATGATAAGAATGTCAAAGCGGTGTTGGTCAATATATTTGGCGGAATCATGCGTTGCACAACGATCGCTAATGCCTTGGTCGAAGCCTACAAAACCGTCGGCTTCAACGTGCCGCTTGTCGTTCGTCTTGAAGGTACCGAAGTCAAAGAAGGTCGTCAGATCATTGCCGATAGCGACGTTGACATCATTACCGCAGATGATTTGACCGATGCTGCGAAAAAGGTTGTGGCAGCGAGTCGCTAAACAACACTGCATCTCAACAGGGATATGATCTCAACAGGGATATGTCATGAGTATTCTGATTAACCGAGACACACGCGTCATCTGCCAGGGAATCACTGGTCGAGTTGGTGGATTTCATACCCGCGGCTGTCTCGAATACGGTACGCAAATGGTTGGTGGCGTCACGCCCGGTAAAGGCGGAGCGGAAGCCGAAGGCTTGCCCGTGTTTGACACGGTGGCCGAAGCCGTTGAGCAGACGGGGGCCAACGCGACCATGATCTTTGTGCCACCCCCATTTACCGCTGATGCCATCCTTGAGGCGGTGGATGCTGGGATTAAGGTGGTGATTGCCATCACCGAAGGGGTGCCCGTCTTGGATATGGTCCACGTCTATGAAGTCGTTCGCCGCACAGGAACCCATCTGATTGGGCCCAATTGCCCCGGCGTGATCACGCCGGAAGAATGCAAGATCGGGATCATGCCAGGATACATTCACAAAAAGGGCTCCGTTGGTGTGATGAGCCGCAGTGGTACGCTGACTTACGAGGCCGTCTGGCAGTTGAGCAATGTTGGTTTGGGCCAAACGACTTGTGTCGGATTAGGGGGAGACCCGATTGTTGGCACGTCCTTCATCGATCTCTTGAAAATGTACGAGGCCGATGATGAAACCGAGGCGATTCTCATGATCGGTGAGATTGGCGGGACCGCTGAGGAAGAAGCGGCTGCGCACGTCAAAGAGCATGTCACGAAACCGGTGGCTGCCTTTATTGCCGGACGAACGGCTCCACCCGGAAAACGTATGGGCCATGCCGGGGCCATTATTTCTGGTGGCAAAGGAACAGCCGTCGAAAAGGTCGCTGCCCTTCAGGATGCTGGCATCGAGGTTGCTGAGAGTCCGGCCGATATGGGGGAAGCGGTGAAGCGTTCCATTGCCGCTGCTCGTTAGCTGCAACGAGATTTCCTTCCCAATTTCATCTGCTTGAAATGCCGGGAAATGATGCCAGCCGTGC
This genomic window contains:
- the sucD gene encoding succinate--CoA ligase subunit alpha; translated protein: MSILINRDTRVICQGITGRVGGFHTRGCLEYGTQMVGGVTPGKGGAEAEGLPVFDTVAEAVEQTGANATMIFVPPPFTADAILEAVDAGIKVVIAITEGVPVLDMVHVYEVVRRTGTHLIGPNCPGVITPEECKIGIMPGYIHKKGSVGVMSRSGTLTYEAVWQLSNVGLGQTTCVGLGGDPIVGTSFIDLLKMYEADDETEAILMIGEIGGTAEEEAAAHVKEHVTKPVAAFIAGRTAPPGKRMGHAGAIISGGKGTAVEKVAALQDAGIEVAESPADMGEAVKRSIAAAR
- the sucC gene encoding ADP-forming succinate--CoA ligase subunit beta, translated to MKVHEFQAKQILRDAGVAVPRGIVARTAEEASAAFQELAGPIAVVKAQIHAGGRGKGRLKEHPEQPGVQLVKSADVAQEVAGRLLGSCLETIQTGPEGQVVRQVLIEEGCQIARELYLGIVVDRAKSCPVLMASSEGGVEIEKVAAETPELIFKEHFDPAQGLQDFQVRKLCQQLGIQSGSLKSALSLMKGLCRVFAESDCSLAEINPLVVTEQGELIALDAKMTFDDNAMFRHRDILEFRDEAEEEPSELRAGNAGLSYVALEGNIGCLVNGAGLAMSTMDLIKLHGGEPANFLDVGGGANVDQVTEAFRILLDDKNVKAVLVNIFGGIMRCTTIANALVEAYKTVGFNVPLVVRLEGTEVKEGRQIIADSDVDIITADDLTDAAKKVVAASR